The region GTCGCCGATGGCGCAGGGCGTGCTCTCCGGCAAGTACCTGCCGGGCCAGCCGCCGCCGGCCGGTTCCCGCGCCACCGACGAGAAGTCCGGCGCGGGCTTCATCTCCCGGTTCATGAACGACGACGTGCTCACCCGGGTGCAGCGGCTCAAGCCCCTCGCGGAGCAGGCCGGGCTCAGCATGGCCCAGCTCGCGGTGGCGTGGGTCCTGCAGAACCCGAACGTCTCGTCGGCGATCATCGGCGCGTCCCGCCCCGAGCAGGTGCACGACAACGTGAAGGCGGCCGGGGTGAAGCTCGACGCCGAGCTGCTCAAGGCGATCGACGAGGTCGTCGAGCCGGTCACCGAGCGGGACCCGGCGAAGACCGAGTCCCCCGCGCAGCGTCCCTGACGCGAGTCCGGTCCGGTCGGCGCGTACCTGTCGCGCTGACCGGACCGGCCTGGTCGGCTCAGCTCTGCCAGAAGCGGACCAGGTCGAGGCCGGTGGCGTACAGCCACGAGGGCAGACCGAGCAGGTCACCGACCGCGAAGACCGCGTCGAAGAACCAGCCGCCGATGCGCGGGTTCCACAGCAGCGCGAAGAGCAGGATGAAGCCGTACGGGGCGAACAGGTCGTACATCTTGCGCCACTGCGGGTTGAGCCACGGCTGGATCATGTTGCCGCCGTCCAGGCCGGGCACCGGCAGCAGGTTGAGCACGCTGGCGGTGAGCTGGAGGAAGGCGAGCAACGCCACCCCGGCCCAGAACTCCACCGGGCCACCCGACTGGGTGCCGAGTCGTACCGCCGCCACCAGCACCAGCATGAACAGCACGTTGGTCGCCGGGCCGGCGAGGCTGACCAGGGTGTGCCGCAGCCGACCCGGGATGGAGTGCCGGTCCACCCAGACCGCGCCGCCGGGCAGGCCGATGCCGCCGAGCAGCAGCACCACCACCGGCAGCACGATCGACAGCAGCGGGTGGGTGTACTTCAACGGGTTGAGCGTCAGGTAGCCCCGGTGGGCGATGTCCCGGTCGCCGGCCCGGTAGGCCACCACCGCGTGGGCGTACTCGTGCAGGCACAGCGAGACCAGCCAGCCGGACACCACGAAGAGGAACACGTTGAACCGGGCGTTGCCGTAACCGTTCCAGGCCAGCACCCCGCCGACCGCGAAGAGGGCGACCAGGCCGAGGAAGATCGGGCTGGGCCGGAACGCCGCCCTGGGTACGCCGAGGACCAGCCCGTCGGCGCCCGGCCGGTCGTAGGCCATCACTCGGCCGTGGGCAGCAGGCTCATCCGGTACTCCACCCGGTCGTCCTCGACGAGCGCGACCGAGGTGACGCCGGACGTCGCGAGCTCCCGCCAGGTCTGACCGATCCAGGATTCGGCGTCGGCCTGGCTGCCGAACGACTCCGCCGGTCCCTCGACCGTCTGACCGTCCGTGCCCTCGTACCGCCAGCTCCACGCCATGCCGCGTCTCCCCTCGCCGCTGAAGTCCCCGTGGGACGAACCCTCGCCAGCGTAGTCGGCCCGGCGCGCAACGGCCGCTCGCTGCCCCCGCCAGGACCCGCAGGTGGATCAATTCGATCGAGCGCGTACGGTCGCCTCGGTGGCGCTGAGCGCCATGGTCGTGGCGACCCTGCGACCGGCGGCGGTGGGACGGAGCGTCCGCCGCGCCGAGCGGCTCCGGTGGACAGGACGACGCGCCGAGCGCCACCCCGGGGCCGCGCACCACGACGCCGGGCGGCACGCCGACCGGTACGGCCAGCTCAACAGTGGCTTCGAACACTGCGGCTGATCATCGCCGAGCCCGGGCCGGCAGGCACGGCAACGGTGGGCGGCCTTAAGGTACGGGCATGTCCGTAGACGGGTGGAACACGGTCCTGGTGCTCGGCGGTATCCGGTCCGGCAAGTCCGAGTTCGCCGAGTCCCTGGTCACCGACGCGCCGGTGGTCCGCTATGTCGCCACCGCGCCCGAGGGCGACCCGGAGGACACCGAGTGGGCGACCCGGCTGGCGGCGCACCGCGCCCGGCGGCCCGGCAGTTGGACCACCGAGGAGACCACCGAGGACCCCCGCCGGTTGGCCGACGTGCTCGCGTCCGCCGAGCCGAACGAGACGCTTCTGGTCGACGACCTGGGCGGCTGGGTGACGGTGCTGCTCGACCCGGACCACCAGCCCGCCGACGACGTGGCGACGATCGCGGAGCTGGCCGAGGCGCTGCGCGGCTGTGCCGCGCGGGTGGTGCTGGTGAGCCCCGAGGTGGGGCTGTCGCTGGTGCCGACCACCCCGCTGGGCCGGGCGTTCACCGACGCGTTGGGCGCGGCCAACCGCGCGGTCGCCGACGCCTGCGACGCGGTGGTGCTGGTCGTCGCCGGTCAGCCGGTCTGGCTGAAGCCCGTCGCCGCCCCGGCGGCCCTCTCCACCGAGACGGCACCGGCGACGGTCCCCGGTGAGACCACCGCGGCGACCTCCGCCGGCAGCGCCGCACCCGTCGTCGCGACCCTGGCCGACGCCGAGGACATCCCCGAGGTGCAACTGCCCGACGTGTTGACGCACACGCCGCCGGCCGCGCCGAACCAGGAGCCCGGCAACCCCTGGGCCGCGCCCACCATGGCACTGCCGATGGTGGCCACCGGGCTGGTCATCCAGCCGGGCATGGAACTGCCGATGCCCGACGAGTACGCGGGCCCGCAGGCGGTGGACCGGCTGGCCACGCTGGACGTACCGGGCGCCGGGCTGGGCGTGCTGGACCGGGTGGTCGGGTTCGCCGCCGCCACCCAGGGCACCCCGACCCCACAGGCGTGGGGCTCGGTGCGGGTGTTGCTGCTGCACGGCGACCACGCCGGCGGGGCGTCGGCCGGTGCCGTCGCCGGTGAGTCGGCGCGCCGGGCCGCGCAGGCCCGCGCCGGCAAGGGCGCGTTGGCCCGGTTGGCCGCCGAGAACGGCGCCAGCCTGCAGGTGGTGGACGTGCCAGCCTCCGCCCCGATCGAGGACGAGCCGGCGCTGACGCTCGACCAGGTCGAATCGGCGCTGCGCTACGGCTGGCGGCTGGCCGAACAGGCGGCCGACGCGGGCGTACGACTGCTGGTCCTGGGGGCGTGCGGAGCCGGCACCGAGGCGGCCGCCGCGGCGGTGCTCGCGGCGACCGCTGGGGCCGAGCCGCCCACCGTGCTGGGGCGGGTGATCACGGGCTCCGGCGAGATCGACGACGCCGCGTGGATGGTCCGCTGCGCGACGGTACGCGACGCCCTGCACCGCACCCGCCGCTCGTCGCGCGGCGCCAAGGACATCCTGGCCGAGCTGGGCGGCGGCGACGTGGCGGTGGCCACCGGCGTGCTGCTCGGCGCCACCGCCCGCCGGGTGCCGGTGCTGCTCGACGGACCGGTCGGCGTGGCCGCCGGCATGGTCAGCCGCGACCTGGCCGGGCAGGCGCGGCACTGGTGCCTGCTCGCCGACCACGGAGGGCACCCGGCGGTGCGGCTCGCCGCCGACGTATTGGGTCTCACCCCACTGCTCGACCTGCGACTGGATCTCGGCGAGGGCGCGAACGCGCTGGTCGCGCTCCCGCTGCTGCGGTCGGTGCTGGCGCTGTCCGCCGCACTGCCGGTCCACCCGTCGCTCGGCGGCGACGACGACGCGGCCCCGGCCGTCGACGAGCCGGAGTCCACCGACCCGAGCTACCCCGACGCGAGCTACACCGCCCCGGACGGCACCGAGCCCGACTTCGCCGAGCCGGAACCGGCCGGCCCGGGTCCGGCCAGCATCGGGGCGGACGACCAGCCGGCGTCGGGCTGGCGTGCCGGCTGAGTCGCGGTTCCTCGCCGGGACCCGGCTGGCGATCACGACGTTCACCACGCTGCCGGTGCGGGCCGGACGGATCGACCGCCCGGTCGCCGGCACCGCGATGGCACTCGCACCGGCGGTCGGCGCGTTGCTCGGCGCGTTGCTGGCCGGAGTGCTACTGCTGAGCGGCGCGTTCGCTCCACCACTGGTGGCCGCCGGTGTGACGGTAGGCGCTGCCGCGCTGCTCACCCGAGGGCTGCACCTGGACGGGCTCGCCGACACCGTGGACGCGCTCGGCTCGTACCGGCGGGGCGCCGCCGCGCTGGACATCATGAAGAAGCCGGACGTCGGCCCTTTCGGGGTGGTCGCCCTGGTGGTCGTACTCCTGGTGCAGGCGGCGGCGCTCGCCGACCTGGCCGGACGGTCCTGGCCGGCGTGTGTCGCGGCGGTGGTCACGGCGACCGCCGCCGGGCGGTTCGGCGTCACGGTCGCCTGCCGGCGGAGCGTGCCGGCGGCCCGACCGGACGGGCTCGGCGCGCTCGTCGCCGGCACCGTCGGCCCGCTGGCACTGGTCGTCGGCGCGGTCGCCGTGGCGCTGCTGGCGGTGCCCGCGGTGCCGGGCCGCCCGTGGCAGGGGCCGCTGGCCGTCGCCGCCGCGCTCGCCGTCGCGCTACCGCTGCTCACACACGTGGTACGCCGACTCGGCGGGATAACCGGGGACGTCCTCGGCGCGACCGTCGAGGTGGTCACCACGCTGGTCTACCTGGGTCTGGTGCTGTCCGGCTGAAGCGGGCGGGACCGGCCGGGTAGCGTTCGGCTCGACAGCACCGGCACGGCCACCGGGGGAACCCCATGCTCATCACTGACGACTTCCTGCCCGTACCGGTGCCGGAGTCGCTCAGCGCGACCTACCTGGTGCCGATGACGGGGCTGCCGAAGGTCAGCGCGAAGACCGCGGTGGCGGCGCTGACCGGCCGACTGGCCGAGCCGGTGCACGGGTTGGCCCGGCAGATGCTGGACAGCCCGCTGATGAGCGTCGACACCCGGCCGATCAGTGAGTTCCCCGAGCTGCCGCCGGACCTGCTCACCGCGTTCGGCGCGACCGAGGAGCAACTGGCCCGGCTGGCCGCGGCGACCCACCTGGTGGTCGTCCAGGCCGAGTACCGGCCGGGTTGGCCGCCTGCCCACGAGTGGGCGGCCCGCGCGGTCGCGGCGGCCGTGGCGGAATCCCACGACGGCGACGTGGTGGACGTCTTCGGCCTGCAGTTCCTCGACCCGGCGACCGCGTTGCGCTCGCTCCCCGACGAGCAGGGCCGCATCCGGCTGGTCGACTGGGTGCTGGTGCCGTACTCGTCCGACACCGAAGGGCTGTGGTTCACCACCAAGGGACTGCGCCGCTTCGGCCTGTTGGAGTTGCAGACCCAGGGGGTGCCCGACCACCTCACCCGGGCCTGGGGTGCGGTGATGACCGGGGCGGCCCGCCGGCTGCTGCGGGACTGGACCGACGGGCTCACCGGCGAGGAGGTCCCGGCGTTCGTGCAGTTGCCGGTGCTCGCGACCGTCACCGGGCACGACATCGCGGTGGCGTACGGCAACCCGGAACAGCACGGCGCGACCGCTCCGGTGCTACTGCGCCTGGAACTGGACCCGGCGACCGACCCGGAGGCCGACTCGTTCCTCAGCCTGCGCCCGCCGGCCGGGCACCCGGGTCCGGACGGGCGCTACTACGCCGCCGCCTGCGCGACCCTGTTCTCCGGGATCCAGCCGGACGTGCGCTACGCCCGATCGGGTGACGCGATGAGCCAAGCGGTCGACACCGCCCGCGCCGCGCTGGGTGACGTGCGCGCCCGCTTCGTCGCGGGACAACTGCCCGCCGAGTCGCAGTTGGTGGTCAAGTACGGCCTGCCCGGCGACGACGGCCCGGAGTACGTCTGGGCGGGTGTGACCTCCTGGGAGGTGCCGGAGCGGATCGTCGGGGTGAGCGCCAGCGACGCCAACACCGACCAGAGCGTCCGCATCGGCGCCCCGGTCGTCGTGGAGACATCCGACGTGGTCGACTGGGCCGTCCTGGACGCCACCGGCGTCATAGAGGGCGGCTGGACCCAGGCAGTCCTAGACTCCGGCGAACCCCCAACCCCCACAACCCCCTGAGGCCCCGACACCGGCGTTGATCATGAAGTTATCGCCACGACACGCCGACGCCGTGGCGATAACTTCATGATCGACCAGGTCTGGGTGGGGGTTAGCGCACCGAGGGGGTTACGAAGGGGGGCTTGGTCAGGGTCAGGGGGGCTCGGCGGCCCCGGATGTCGACCTCGACCTGGTCGCCGTCGGTCAGGTTGGCGTCGGTGTTCACGAGGGCGAGCGCGATGCCCTGCTTGCGGGTCGGGCTGAAGGTGCCGCTGGTCACCTCGCCGACCTGGGTGTCGCCGACGTGCAGGGTCATCCCGGGCCGCGGAATGGCCCGGTCGACGGCCACCAGGCCGCGCAGCGTACGCCGGGGCCCGGCGGCCTTCTCGGCGAGCAACACGTCGCGACCCCAGAAGGCCGGCTTGCCCCAACCGACCGCCCAACCGGATCGGGCCTGCACCGGGCTGATGTCCAGGGAGAGATCCTGCCCGTGCAGCGGGTAGCCCATCTCGGTCCGCAGCGTGTCCCGGGCAGCCAGGCCGCAGGCGCGCAGCTCGAACGCCTCGCCGGCGGCGAAGAGCGCATCCCAGACGGCGACCGCGTGCTCCGCCGGCACCACCAGCTCGTAGCCCAGCTCACCCGTGTAGCCGGTACGGCAGACGGTCAGCTCCACCCCGGCCAGGCTCGCGGCGGAGAAGCTCATGTAGTCGTGCTCGGTGGGCAGGCCGAGGGCGGCCAACAATTCCGCCGAGCGGGGGCCCTGCACGGCCAGCACGGCGTACGCCTCGTGCTCGTCGGTGACGGTGACCTGCGCGGGCGCGGCGGCGCGCAACCGGCGCACCACCTCGGCGGTGTTCGCGGCGTTCGGGATGAGGAAGACGTGGTCGTCGGCGTACAGGTAGGCGATGATGTCGTCCACCACACCGCCGGTGGCGTCGTCGCAGCAGAGCGTGTACTGCGCCCGGCCGGGGCCGATCCGGCCCAGGTCGTTGCTGAGGCAGGCGTTGACGAAGTCGGCCGCACCAGCGCCGGTCACCCGGGCCTTGCCCAGGTGTGACACGTCGAAGACCCCGACCGCGGTCCGGACGGCGGTGTGCTCCTTGAGTACGCCACCGCCGGCGTACTCCAGCGGCATCTCCCAA is a window of Micromonospora sp. WMMD961 DNA encoding:
- a CDS encoding DUF2314 domain-containing protein, whose product is MLITDDFLPVPVPESLSATYLVPMTGLPKVSAKTAVAALTGRLAEPVHGLARQMLDSPLMSVDTRPISEFPELPPDLLTAFGATEEQLARLAAATHLVVVQAEYRPGWPPAHEWAARAVAAAVAESHDGDVVDVFGLQFLDPATALRSLPDEQGRIRLVDWVLVPYSSDTEGLWFTTKGLRRFGLLELQTQGVPDHLTRAWGAVMTGAARRLLRDWTDGLTGEEVPAFVQLPVLATVTGHDIAVAYGNPEQHGATAPVLLRLELDPATDPEADSFLSLRPPAGHPGPDGRYYAAACATLFSGIQPDVRYARSGDAMSQAVDTARAALGDVRARFVAGQLPAESQLVVKYGLPGDDGPEYVWAGVTSWEVPERIVGVSASDANTDQSVRIGAPVVVETSDVVDWAVLDATGVIEGGWTQAVLDSGEPPTPTTP
- a CDS encoding adenosylcobinamide-GDP ribazoletransferase, with amino-acid sequence MPAESRFLAGTRLAITTFTTLPVRAGRIDRPVAGTAMALAPAVGALLGALLAGVLLLSGAFAPPLVAAGVTVGAAALLTRGLHLDGLADTVDALGSYRRGAAALDIMKKPDVGPFGVVALVVVLLVQAAALADLAGRSWPACVAAVVTATAAGRFGVTVACRRSVPAARPDGLGALVAGTVGPLALVVGAVAVALLAVPAVPGRPWQGPLAVAAALAVALPLLTHVVRRLGGITGDVLGATVEVVTTLVYLGLVLSG
- a CDS encoding bifunctional adenosylcobinamide kinase/adenosylcobinamide-phosphate guanylyltransferase, which translates into the protein MSVDGWNTVLVLGGIRSGKSEFAESLVTDAPVVRYVATAPEGDPEDTEWATRLAAHRARRPGSWTTEETTEDPRRLADVLASAEPNETLLVDDLGGWVTVLLDPDHQPADDVATIAELAEALRGCAARVVLVSPEVGLSLVPTTPLGRAFTDALGAANRAVADACDAVVLVVAGQPVWLKPVAAPAALSTETAPATVPGETTAATSAGSAAPVVATLADAEDIPEVQLPDVLTHTPPAAPNQEPGNPWAAPTMALPMVATGLVIQPGMELPMPDEYAGPQAVDRLATLDVPGAGLGVLDRVVGFAAATQGTPTPQAWGSVRVLLLHGDHAGGASAGAVAGESARRAAQARAGKGALARLAAENGASLQVVDVPASAPIEDEPALTLDQVESALRYGWRLAEQAADAGVRLLVLGACGAGTEAAAAAVLAATAGAEPPTVLGRVITGSGEIDDAAWMVRCATVRDALHRTRRSSRGAKDILAELGGGDVAVATGVLLGATARRVPVLLDGPVGVAAGMVSRDLAGQARHWCLLADHGGHPAVRLAADVLGLTPLLDLRLDLGEGANALVALPLLRSVLALSAALPVHPSLGGDDDAAPAVDEPESTDPSYPDASYTAPDGTEPDFAEPEPAGPGPASIGADDQPASGWRAG
- the gcvT gene encoding glycine cleavage system aminomethyltransferase GcvT, with amino-acid sequence MTDVTSAAAATRLRRSPLHERHTAAGAKFAPFGGWEMPLEYAGGGVLKEHTAVRTAVGVFDVSHLGKARVTGAGAADFVNACLSNDLGRIGPGRAQYTLCCDDATGGVVDDIIAYLYADDHVFLIPNAANTAEVVRRLRAAAPAQVTVTDEHEAYAVLAVQGPRSAELLAALGLPTEHDYMSFSAASLAGVELTVCRTGYTGELGYELVVPAEHAVAVWDALFAAGEAFELRACGLAARDTLRTEMGYPLHGQDLSLDISPVQARSGWAVGWGKPAFWGRDVLLAEKAAGPRRTLRGLVAVDRAIPRPGMTLHVGDTQVGEVTSGTFSPTRKQGIALALVNTDANLTDGDQVEVDIRGRRAPLTLTKPPFVTPSVR
- a CDS encoding site-2 protease family protein; translated protein: MAYDRPGADGLVLGVPRAAFRPSPIFLGLVALFAVGGVLAWNGYGNARFNVFLFVVSGWLVSLCLHEYAHAVVAYRAGDRDIAHRGYLTLNPLKYTHPLLSIVLPVVVLLLGGIGLPGGAVWVDRHSIPGRLRHTLVSLAGPATNVLFMLVLVAAVRLGTQSGGPVEFWAGVALLAFLQLTASVLNLLPVPGLDGGNMIQPWLNPQWRKMYDLFAPYGFILLFALLWNPRIGGWFFDAVFAVGDLLGLPSWLYATGLDLVRFWQS